One window of the Cryptomeria japonica chromosome 7, Sugi_1.0, whole genome shotgun sequence genome contains the following:
- the LOC131078436 gene encoding amidophosphoribosyltransferase, chloroplastic has translation MEAAAALQAGGLPVLPAGRSSMKSHSVSLSKAEIVCNLWGKKNRRYSAIIAGAGASCGGPVVPEILDSARLAEDSRNPMAIAVEMRRQREEEEEEDEDVLREECGVVGIFGDEEASRLSYLALHALQHRGQEGAGIVAAHKGTLKGETGIGLVSEVFNETKLSQLPGNSAIGHVRYATAGPSEARNVQPFVAGYRFGSVAVAHNGNLVNYKLLRAALEDKGSIFNTSSDTEVVLHLIATSKARPFISRLVDACEKLEGAYSLVFLTEDKLVAVRDPHGFRPLVMGRRSNGAVVFASETCALDLIEATYEREVNPGEIIVVDADGISSLCLLPHKQQKACIFEHIYFSLPSSIVFGRSVYESRYKFGQILAEEAPADCDVVIAVPDSGVVAALGYAAQARRPFQQGLIRSHYVGRTFIEPSQKIRDFGVKLKLAPVRGVLEGKRVVVVDDSIVRGTTSSKIVRLIKDAGATEVHLRIASPPIIGSCYYGVDTPSKEELISHRLSTEQTRKFIGADSLAFLPLTRLRGMLGEDAPSFCDACFSGVYAVPPRDLLAEQGNPHPETIDFPKNLNGIPVLTPPDFSLRRQPAHLS, from the coding sequence atgGAGGCCGCCGCCGCCTTGCAGGCCGGAGGGCTGCCTGTATTGCCAGCCGGAAGGAGTTCGATGAAGAGTCATTCTGTTAGTCTCAGCAAAGCAGAGATCGTCTGCAATTTATGGGGCAAGAAAAATCGCCGCTATTCGGCTATTATAGCCGGAGCGGGAGCAAGCTGTGGCGGCCCTGTTGTGCCGGAAATTTTGGACAGCGCAAGACTTGCAGAAGACTCTCGAAACCCTATGGCCATTGCTGTAGAGATGCGGCGGCagcgagaagaagaagaagaagaagatgaagatgtccTAAGAGAAGAATGCGGCGTGGTAGGGATTTTCGGGGACGAGGAGGCGAGCCGCCTGAGCTACCTTGCATTGCATGCGCTGCAGCACAGAGGGCAAGAAGGAGCAGGGATTGTGGCTGCTCACAAGGGAACACTGAAAGGGGAAACTGGAATAGGGCTCGTTTCTGAGGTTTTCAATGAAACCAAGCTGAGCCAGTTACCAGGGAACTCAGCAATCGGTCATGTGAGGTACGCGACCGCGGGGCCTTCGGAGGCCCGGAATGTGCAGCCGTTTGTAGCGGGCTACCGATTTGGCTCTGTAGCGGTGGCGCATAATGGAAATCTGGTGAACTACAAGCTCCTGCGGGCGGCGCTGGAAGATAAGGGATCCAttttcaacacttcttcggatacaGAAGTGGTGCTGCACCTCATAGCCACTTCCAAAGCGAGGCCTTTCATCTCCAGACTGGTGGATGCATGCGAGAAGCTGGAGGGGGCTTATTCGCTGGTGTTTCTCACGGAGGACAAACTCGTGGCGGTTCGTGACCCCCATGGGTTTCGACCCCTGGTCATGGGGCGGCGCAGCAATGGAGCCGTTGTTTTTGCCTCTGAGACCTGCGCTCTGGACCTGATTGAGGCTACCTATGAAAGGGAGGTAAATCCAGGGGAGATAATTGTTGTTGATGCAGATGGAATCAGCAGTCTCTGTCTGTTGCCGCACAAGCAGCAGAAAGCCTgcatttttgaacatatttattTCTCTCTGCCCAGCTCGATTGTCTTTGGGCGCTCTGTATACGAATCCCGCTACAAATTCGGACAGATTCTGGCCGAGGAAGCCCCCGCAGACTGCGATGTGGTGATCGCCGTGCCGGATTCGGGTGTGGTTGCCGCCCTCGGCTATGCCGCCCAGGCCAGGCGGCCATTCCAACAGGGGCTCATCAGATCGCACTATGTTGGCAGGACTTTCATCGAACCCTCGCAGAAGATCCGGGATTTCGGCGTAAAGCTCAAGCTTGCGCCAGTCAGGGGCGTGCTGGAGGGCAAGAGAGTGGTGGTGGTGGATGACTCCATTGTTAGAGGCACAACCTCGTCGAAGATCGTGAGGTTAATTAAGGATGCAGGGGCAACGGAAGTGCATTTGCGGATTGCCAGCCCACCCATCATCGGGTCTTGCTATTATGGGGTGGATACTCCGAGCAAAGAGGAGCTGATATCGCACAGGCTGAGCACAGAACAGACCCGAAAGTTTATTGGAGCTGATTCTCTGGCCTTTCTGCCATTGACGAGGCTCAGAGGAATGCTGGGCGAGGATGCACCGTCATTTTGCGATGCCTGCTTTTCGGGCGTGTACGCCGTTCCACCCAGGGACCTGCTGGCGGAACAGGGCAACCCACATCCCGAAACCATCGATTTTCCCAAGAATTTGAACGGAATCCCCGTGTTGACGCCTCCTGATTTCTCTCTGAGACGACAGCCTGCACATCTTTCTTGA